A window of Pararhodobacter sp. genomic DNA:
CGCCAGCGAGATCGCGCAAATCCGCGCCTCGGGGGCAGATAGCGTGTTCATGTTCCTGCCCGGCGGCATGGGCATCAGCTTCATGCGCCAATACGCGCAATCCGGCGTCGATCTGCCGATCATCTCGGCGGCCTTCTCGTTCAGCCAAGATATGCTGCCGGCCACCGGCGAGGCGGCGCTGGGCGTCTACAACGCCGGGCAATGGTCGCCCGACCTTGATAATGAGGCCAACCATGCGTTTGTCGCAGCCTTCCGTGAGGCCTACGGTCGGACACCCTCGATCTACGCCAGCCAAGGCTTTGACACGGCGAACCTGATCCTGTCGGCGATTGCGGTGGCCGATGTCGATGATCGCGAAGCGTTCCGCGAGGCGCTCAGAGCGGCGAACTTCACCTCGGTACGCGGCGATTTTGCCTTTGCCAACAACCAGCACCCGATTCAGGATGTCTATATCCGGCAGGTCGCCGAGGTTGATGGCGAGATCACCAACCGCTTGGTTGGGCTTGCGATCGAGGATTACGTCGACGTTTATGCGGCTGAATGTGCGCTGGAGTGATCACCTCCGGACGGGCGGGGCGCGTCACGATGCCCCGCCTGACTTTCCTGTTTTGTGACTGGACCAACACCCACTGGACCCAAGGGACCAAGTGATGACGCTTGCGCTGATCTTCGAGCAACTTCTCAATGGCGTGCAATTGGGGCTGATGCTGTTCCTCATGTCGGCGGGCTTGACGCTGGTGTTTGGGGTGATGGGCCTGATCAATCTGGCGCATGGGTCTTTGTTCATGGTGGGCGCGTTCTTTTGCGCCGCCGTCGCCGCCAGCAGCGGAAATTTCTGGCTCGGACTTGTGGCGGGCACTGCCGCCGCCGCCGCCGCCGGTGCGCTGATCGAAATCGCCGTTCTGCGCCGTCTTTATAGTCGCGACCATCTGGATCAAGTGCTGGCCACCTATGCGCTGATCCTGATCTTCAGCGAGGGCACCCGGATACTGTTCGGCCCGTTTCCGCTGTACCTTGATGTGCCGGCGGCCCTGAGCGGCACGGTCAATCTGGGCCTGACCCCCTACCCGCTGTATCGCCTGGCGCTGATCGTCTTCGGGCTTGCCGTGGCCATGGGCCTGTGGTTTCTGATCGCCCGCACAAGGCTGGGCATACGCATCCGCGCCGGAGAAAACGACCGCGAGATGATCGCGGCGCTCGGCGTCAATATCCGCGCGCTTTACACGGTGGTCTTCGCCTTGGGTGCGGCCTTGGCCGGCATGGCGGGCGCTTTGCTGGGCGCGATACAATCGGTGCAGGTGGGCATGGGAGAACCCGTGCTGATCCTCGCCTTCGTGGTGATCGTGATCGGCGGCATCGGCAGTATCAAAGGCGCGATGGTTGGTGCGTTGCTGGTCGGCGTCATTGACACGATGGGCCGGTTTTTGCTGCCGCATGTCTTTGCCACCTTTCTCGACGCCAGTGAGGCCAGCAGCATCGGCGCGGCGCTGGCCTCGATCCTGATTTATCTTCTGATGGCGGTGGTTCTGATCCTGCGCCCCAAGGGATTGTTCCCCCTCCATGCCTGATTTCACCAAAGAACATGCGCTGAACGCGCTTCTGGCGCTTGGCCTTCTGATCGTCCCCCTTTGGGCGCATTGGAGCGGCGAGATTTTCACCATCACGCTGTTCACCCGCATTTCGGTCCTGGCCTTGGCCGGGGTGGGTTTGAACATCGCGCTGGGGCTGGGCGGCATGGTGTCCTTTGGCCATGCGGTGTTTTTTGGTGCGGGTGGTTATACCGCCGGAATTCTGGCGCAACACGCGTTCAACGGCACACCGATCCTTGGGCTGTCGGGCTCCAATCAGATGTTGGTCATCTGGCCCATGGCCGTGATCGTCTCGGGCCTGTTGGCAGCGGTGATCGGTGCGTTCAGCCTGCGGACCTCAGGCATTTTCTTCATCATGATCACCCTCGCCTTTGCGCAGATGTTCTACTATTTCGCAATTTCCTGGCCCGCCTATGGTGGCGAGGATGGATTGCCGATTTACATCCGCAATCAATTTCCGGGGCTGAACACCATGCGCCCCTTGGATCTGTTCCTGATCTGCTGGGGCGTTCTGATGGCCGGTCTGGTGCTGTTTGCGGTGCTGCGCGCCTCACGGTTTGGGGCCGCGTTGATGGCGATCCGGCAAAACCCCGACCGCGTGGCCTCGCTGGGGATCAATCCATTCGGCATCAGGCTGGTCGCATTGGTGATCTCGGGCATGGTGACTGGCTTGGCCGGGGCCATGATGGCCGATCTGTCACGATTTGCCAGCCCCTCGGCGATGGCCTGGACCATGTCAGGCGAATTGATCGTGATCATCATTCTGGGCGGCACCGGGCGGCTATTCGGCCCGGTCGCGGGGGCGGCGTTCCTTGTGGGCTTCGAGGTATTCTTTGGTGGTCTCACCGAGCATTGGAAACTGTGGCTTGGCGTGGTCCTGCTGGCGGCGGTTTTGTTCGGCCGTGGCGGCATAATCGGCCTGATCGCGGGGAGGGAGCGTTTTGGCTGATCCCGCAAAACCCGTTCTGGAACTTACAAACCTGTGCAAAAGCTTTGGGGCGCTCAAGGCCACTGACGACGTATCGCTGACCCTGATGCCCGGCGAAATTCATGCGCTGATCGGTCCCAATGGTGCGGGAAAATCCACGCTGATGGCGCAGATTTCCGGACGGCTCATGCCGGACGCGGGCCACATCAGGTTTCAGGGGCGCGACATCACACAGCTCCACGAAGTCAAACGCGCGCAGTTGGGCATGGGGCGCAGCTTTCAGATCTCCTCGCTGATCCCCGAGTATTCGGCGCGGCGCAACGTGATGTTGGCCCTGCAAGCGCGCCAATCCCATTCGTTTCGCTTTCTCAAACCGGTGATGCGGGACCGGGTGCTCAAAGACGGCGCTGATGCGATGCTGGAACGTGTCGGGCTCAAGGGGCGCGCCAGTGTTCCCTCGGCCGAACTCAGCCACGGTGAGCGGCGTCTGCTGGAACTGGCGGTCGCCCTGGCGTTGAAACCCGCGTGTTTCTTGCTTGATGAGCCAATGGCGGGCTTGGGCGCCGAAGGTGCCGGGCAGTTGGTCGCGTTTTTGCGCGACCTGAAAACGCAGGCGCCGATCCTGCTGGTGGAGCATGACATGGATGCCGTGTTTGCCTTGGCCGACCGATTGAGTGTGCTGGTTTACGGGCGCATCATCGCCACCGGCACTGTGGCCGAAATCCGCAACGACCCGCAGGTTCGCGAAGCCTATCTGGGGGATAGCGGATGACCGAGCTTGCGAAACTGGACGGCATAGAAGTGTTTTATGGCGCATCCCAAGCGCTGTACGGCGTCGATCTGACAGTCAAGACGGGGCAAGCGGTGGCCTTGATGGGCCGCAATGGCATGGGCAAATCCACCACCATTCGGGCCTTGTGCCGAGTGCAGCCGGTCGCCGGTGGCCGGGTGTTTTTCGACGGTCAGGACATCACTGCGCTGCCCTCGTTTCGGGCCGCCCGGCTCGGTATCGGCCTGGTGCCCGAGGGGCGGCGTTGTTTCGCCACGCTCAGCGTCGATGAAAACCTGATCGCCGCGGCGCGCCCCGGCCCGTGGACGCTGGAGGCGGTGCGCGATTTCTTCCCCCGTCTGGCCGAGCGCGCAGAGCAACAGGCCGCGACTCTGTCAGGTGGTGAGCAACAAATGCTGGCCATTGGCCGCGCGTTGATGACCAACCCGCGGCTTTTGGTGCTCGATGAAGCAACCGAGGGCCTGGCCCCGGTGATCCGCGCCGAGATTTGGGCCGCGATTGCCGAACTCAAGGCGCAGGGCCTCTCCATCCTGATCGTCGATAAAACCTTGGCCGAATTGAAGCGCATCGCAAATTCCTGCGTGATCCTGGAGCGCGGGCGCACGGTTTGGAGCGGGCCACCGTCCGAGATCACCACGCAGATCGAAAGTCGTTTTCTGGGTGTCTGAGGCCTGACAAATGGTGCGATGCACCGCACGCAATCGGAGCGGCCTTGCAAAGGCGGGGCGTCTCGTGGTTTTGGTTTGTTGCGATCGTGAGGTCCGGGAACGACAAGAAACGCACGGGATCGCGCGCCCGTTCAAGCGCATCGCGCAGGCGGGCCATCTGACGCCCGACACGACCACCCTGCGCCTGACGTCGGCGTCGGCCTGGTTTGCACGGCTGATGCAAGCAACGCAGCTGCATCGCCAGTTTTGTCGCATCGCGCGATTTTGCCGGATGACCGTCCCACGCGAGAATGATCTCGACATTGCACATAGCCCGTCGATGGATCTCAGCAAGAGCCTTGATCTTGAGCGCCGGAAGCTGACCGCGTAAAATCGGCACATATTGGGGTATGATTTTCCGCCACGGCAGAGACTTTGCGGGGGGCAGAATTTCCTGGTCTGCGGCCTGTTGGCCGTTGCTGCGGGCACACGACCGCCCCCTCTGACCGGGATGGCGGTTCTGACCCGCTGACAGGACTGCCCATGCACCCTGCCCGATCTTGCGGCGTGACCGTCTGATTTCGTTCAGGTGCCGTCAGGTCGATCGGGGCGAGACTTGCAATGGCGCCCGCAAAGCTGATCGTCCGTAAACACGGGCGTTCAGCTGATCCCTTCAGGTTCGGATGCCGTGGCGCGGAGCCGCAAATAGCTGCGCTCACCCTCAAACACGAAGCGCAAAAGCAGAACCCCGGCGGCCACCCCGTCCCTGTTGTTGAACGCATCGAGTTGCTCACGCTGGCCTTCGACAATGGTTCGGCGCGCATCGGAATTGCGCATCGTCGCCAGGCGCACCATCTGAACCTGTCCCGAATATCGCTGAATCGAGTGCCGCAATTCCAGATTTGGGACGGCGGCCAGCCAGGCATTGCGAAACACCTCGGAGGCGCGATGAAAGGTCTCGAAATCGCCGGTCTCCATCGCCGAGGATGTGGTGTCGAGTGCGGAACGCATTGCCGCCAACTCGGCATCTGTGCGCGCCTGAGCCGCACTTGCGGCGGCGTGCGGCTCCAGGAGGCGGCGCAGGACAAAGACCTCGAGGATCCTGTCATGCCCCAGGTTTGGCAGGGTAAAGCCGCGACTCGTTCCCTCCAGATACCCTTCGCTGACCAATTGCATCAGGGCCTCGCGCACCGGCATCCGCGACACACCCATTTCTGCGGCAATCACCGTGTCGACCAGTCGATCATCCGGGCTGACCTCGCCGCGCAGGATGCGGCTATGGATATCGGCATAGATTCGTTTGCGATGGCTGAGTTGTGGCATTGGCAGGCTCTCGTTGTCGGGGCATCTGGCTTTTCTTGGCCCAAAGGGCTCCATCAAGAGAATACACTTGGTTTTGAAAACCACCAGAAATTCTTGATTTCATCCAGTATTTGCACGCTGTTGCACGAATTGGTCAATTTTCGATCTCTTTTTTGTTTACAACTGTATACTCTTTGCTACCGTGAGAGGCACCAACACGGAGCGTCGTGGATATCATGCCCCACCTTCTGCCCCAGATCGCCCACATGGCGGCGGCCCTCATCGAGGTTCCTGCGGCTTTCGCGTTCAACCGGCTGTCGCAGGCGGAATTCGTCGGCGGTTGGGCGCTTGGGTCGATGGGAATGACGCCGGTTGGTGGCGGCGTATGGGTCGGGCATTCCCTGTTCGATGGCGCGCCCGCCCATGTTGAAATCCGGCCCGCGCCGGATCTGGGCTTGATCGACTATGCCGTCGGCACCGCCGAAACCCGCCGCCCGCGCATATTCATCAGGGTCACCCCCGGTCCGGTTACCGGGCGCGGCGACGCCGACTGCGTCGTGACGCTGCACGCGCTGCGGTCGGCACAAACCGAAGACGCGCGCTGGACGCAAACCTGCATCGCACATGAGACGGAAATCCTGCTGATCAAGGCGCAGCTTGAGCGCGCTTACGGCGAGGCTCGGGACTGATCGCAATCATTTCGACGCATCATCATTTGCTCGGGCTGGGTCCCGGCAATCCAAGAGGGAGGAAAAACCATGAAATTCACCAGACGCAGTGTGACCGGCGCGCTTGTCGGCGCGGCCCTGTCGTTCGCAACCTTGCCTGCTTATGCGCAGGAAATCACGGTCGGGCTGTCTTTGCCCGAAGCGATGGAGGGGTTCGATTTCGTCAACGGCATGTATCGCACCTTTGCCGAGCAGATCGAGGCCAATTCGAACATGACCGTCAATCTGGTCTATGGCGGTGCCTTGGGTGCGCCGAATGATCGCCTGACACAGATGAGCCGCGGAGTCATCGAGATGACCGACGCCGCTGACGGGAACATTGCCTCGATCTTTCCTGACATCATGGTCCTGAACATGCCCTATCTGTTTCCCGATGAGGCGACCGCCTGGCAAGTGCTGGACGGACCATTCGGGCAGGCGATGGCAGAATCGATCCGTGAACGCACGGGCATCCGCGTGCTGGGCTGGTGGGAATTGGGCGGCTTCAAGCATTTCAGCGCCAACCGGTTGATCGAAAGCCCCGCCGATATGGCGGGCCTGAAAATGCGCGTGCTCGGCCCCCTGGCGACCATCCCCATCGAGGCATTGGGGGCGTCCGCCAGCCCGGTTGCCTTTGGCGAACTGTATACTTCTCTGCGCACCGGTGTCGTGGACGGCCAAGACAACTCGGTTTCGGTGTTCAACCTGGTAAACCTGTACGAAGTACAATCACACCTGATCATGTCCGGCCATGTCTATGCATTTGGTCCATTGGGGATCTCGGATGCGTTCTATTCCAGCCTCAGCGCCGATGATCAGGCCGTGATCGACGCCGCCGCCGCAACGGCAATCGCCTATAACCGCGAGACCTCGCGCGCCGTCGAGGGCTCCGCCATCGCGCGCGCCGAAGAAGCGGGTGTCACGGTCGTCCGGCTCAGCGCGGCGCAGCGCGACGCCTTCCGTCAGGTGATGCAACCCGCCGCGCTTGCCTGGCTTCGCGAGAATATCGACACACCCGATCTGATCGACGACGCCTTGGCCGCGGTCGAGGCCGCGAATTGATATGAAGACCCTGGTCGCCGTGGTCCGCGCGATCGAAACAGGGCTGCGCGCAATCGCAGCCCTGTGCCTCGCGGGAATGTTCGCGCTGATGCTGGCGCAAGTCATCTTGCGGTATACGGCCGTCGGTGTGCCCGCCTTTACCGAAGAAGTCGCACGTTATGCGATGATCTGGATGGCGATGCTGGCCTCTGCCGTTGCCGTCCGTGAAGGGAGCCATATCCGGATTGATTTCGTGCCCGTCATCTTGCGTATGACGGCCCCGCGGTTGGGCATCGCGTTGCAATTCCTGCTGGATGTGCTGTTGCTGGGCATCTTTCTGGTCATTCTTTGGCAAGGGCTTGATGTTGTCGCCTATGCCGCCAGCCAACGCAGTGATGGCCTGCGGATCGCCCTGTCATGGCCTTATGCCATTCTGCCAATTGCATTCGGCTTGTCGGCGCTGTTCGCCCTTGCTCGACTGATCGCCGGGGAGCGCCTTGAATGACCGACACGCTGATTGTCTTGCTGGCCAGCTTCCTTGGGTTGATGATCCTTGGCCTGCCGGTTGCGTGGTCGCTTTTGGCGTCAATGCTGGCGTGGATTGTCTATGGCGAACGCTGGCGCTTTCTGCCGATCGCGGCCGAGCGGATTTATCAGGGTATGGACGTGTTCGTCCTGATGGCGATTCCGCTGTTCATTCTGGCCGGCGAACTGGTCAATGCCGGGCGCATAACCGATCGTCTGATCCATTTCGCCAACGTCATCTTCGGCTGGATGCGAGGCGGCTTGGCGCAGGTCAATATCGGGGCCTCGATCCTGTTTTCCGGCATCACCGGCGTGGCCTTGGGCGATATCGCCGCGCTGGGTCGGGTGTTCATCCCGGCAATGGTCAAGCAGGGCTATACCTCGGCCTATGCCGCCGCTGTCACGGCCTCGTCCTCGATCATCGGGCCAATGGTGCCGCCATCGTTGGTGGCGGTGATTTATGGCTCGATGACGGGGTTGTCGATCGGGGCGCTAATGGCCGCCACGCTCATCCCCGGACTGTTGATCGGCGCGGTGCAAATGGGATTGGTGGCCTTTCAGGCGCGCCGCCACGGGTTCCCCAGAATAGCCATGGAGCGCACGCCCCGCGTGGTCATGGAGGCCAGCGGGGCAGCATTGGTGCCGTTGATGATACCGGTGATCATCCTTGTCGGAATGCTGGGCGGCCTGATGACCCCAACCGAGGCCGGTGCCGTGGCGTCCGCCTATGCGTTGGTGATCGCGATGGGGTTCTACCGCACGCTCTCGTTTCGCGATTTGTATGCGGTGTTTCAGCGTTCCGCGCTGTTCTCCGGGCAATTGCTGATCATCGTCGGCTGTGGTGCGGCCTTCTCTTGGGTCATGGGGATGGAAAACGTCCCGCGCATGGTCGCCGGGCAAATCGCCGGGTGGGAACTGGGCTATTTGGGCACGCTTCTGATCTTCAATGCCATTTTGCTGGTTCTGGGCATGTTCATTGATCCAACCACGGTGATCATCCTGTTTGGTCCGATCCTGTCTGCCGCCGCCGTGCAGGCCGGAATTGACCCCTTGCATTTTGGCGTGGTGGCGATCCTCAACCTGAACATCGGCCTATTGACCCCGCCGTTGGGCGTCTGCCTTTTTGCCGCGGAACGCATCGCGGGGTGCGGACTTTGGGCGCTGATCCGCGCCAATATGTCCTTTCTTCTCATCAATCTCTTTGGATTGCTGCTGATCGCAGCCTTCCCCGCTTTCAGCCTTTGGCTTCCCGGCCTCATGGGCTTCTGAAAAGGACACGACCTGCATGACCGCCACGAACCTATCCCCGCACGCCGGATACTTCTTGTATCACTCGATCGGCATGTACCCCGGCAAAGAGGAGCAACTGGCCGAGGCCATGGCCGAGTTTTCCAAAGTCTGGAGCGCGCCCAACGATGGGCAATGGGGCTATGTGCTGGGCAAACGGCAGGCGTTCATCGATCACTGGCGGCGGCTGATCAATGTGCCAAAGGGCACGCTGACGGCAACCGACAGCGTGACGGATGGGATGCACCGCTTGATGCGGTCACTGCCCGAGGGTATGTTGCGCGGAAAGCGCGTGCTGGTGGCGGCCGATTGCTTTCCGTCGCTTCATTTCCTGCTGACGGGCCTTGCCCCCAAGATGGGGTTCACGCTGGTTACCGTTCCGCTGAGTGCCGGGAAAAGCTGGGTCGAGGCCGATGATTTCATGGCGCATTGGGGTCGCGATGTCGGGCTGGCCCTGATCACCTGGGTCACGTCAACCGCGTCGGCGCGTGTTGATTTGGCGCCGCTGGTGGCGCATGCCCGCGCGATGGGCAGTCTGATCGGCGTGGATATCACCCAGGCGGCGGCTTGCTCCCATTCGACGCGCAGAATCCCAAAGTGGATTTCGTGCTGTCCACAAGCCTGAAATGGATCTGCGGAACGCCCGGCGCAGGCATCTTGTCTATCGACAAATCAATGATCGCCGAGCTTTCGCCCGAGGCCCGCGGCTGGTTCTCGCAAAGCAACCCGTTTTCCTGGGATTTGGACAAGTTCGAATACGCGCCGGATATTCGTCGCTTTGACAGCGGCACTCCGTCGTCCATGGCGGCGGTGGCGTCGTTGCCCGCGTTGATCTGGCAGGCACAACAAGATCAAGCCGAGATGACGGCATGGAATCGACAACTGGTTGACCGCATCATTCGGCGCGCGGATGCTCTGGACTTGCCGCTGCAATCACCACGCGACTTCAACCGGCGCGGTGGCTCGGTGATGCTGCGTTTTCCGGACATGGCCGAGGCGGCGGCGATGGTCGGTGCCTTGGGGGTTGAGGGGTTTTCCGTCGATTTTCGAGGCCAATTGTTGCGCTTGTCGCCCGGAGTCGTGACACGGCCCGAGGCAATCGACGACATTTTCGACATCACGCAAACCATCATCGCCCGTCGACGCAGACGGTTTGCGGGACACAACCCGTCGTACCGCCGTAAAAACACCGGCGACACGACCCCCGCAGATACTGTTCTTGGCGCGTTGGGGGAAATGCTGCTGTCGGGCGCGGTTCGGGTCATTGATTGCTCGGCGGTGCTGCGCCCTTCGACACCGCTCTTGCGGCTGCCCGAGGATTTCGCCGTCAACACTCCGCCAATCGAAATTCACCGCATTTGCGAATACGACAAAGACGGGCCCTGGTGGGCGTGGAACTGGCTGAAATTGGGCGAACACTCAGGCACGCATTTTGATGCCCCTCACCATTGGCTGTCGGGCAAGGAGTACACTGACGGGTTCACCGATACGCTGGATTTGCAGCGGGTGGTGGCGCCGGTCAATGTCATCGACTGCACGCGCGAAGCCACCGAGAACCCCGATTTCCTTCTGACCGCGCGACATGTCAAAGATTGGGAAGCGCAACACGGTGACGTCGGCGCGGGCGAGTGGGTGGTGATGCGCACGGACTGGGATCGCTTCTCGCACGATCCTCGGTTGTTTCTCAACGAGGATCCTGGCCCACAAGAGGGCGGCGCGCATACTCCTGGCCCGTCGCCTGATTGCATCGACTATCTGCTGGGCAAGGGGATTGTCGGCTGGGGTACGCAATGCGTGGGCACGGATGCCGGGATGGCCGCAACCTTCAACCCGCCCTTTCCAGCGCATAATTCGCTTCATCGCGACAATTGCTTTGGTCTCGCCAGCCTGTGCAACCTTGATCAATTGCCGCCCAAGGGCGCGATCTTGATCGCCACGCCGCTCAAGATCGAACAGGGGACCGGCTCTCCGATCCGCGCAATAGCCTTGGTGGCGCGGACCTGACCTGCACGGCCTGAAACAACCCCAACCGGTGCTTTGGGTGCGTGATCCCTTGCGTCGCTGTCAACGCAGGGCGATGGCGCGATCGCGTGCCATTCGTGGGGTGAACGGATCCGCGAGGTCGAACAAGCGCCCGACGGTGCGCTGTGGGTGTTTGAAGACGGACCAAGTGAACGGCGGATCCGCTTGACTCCGTTGCCTCCGACGTGACGCTGCCTGACCGCCTGAGCCGCATCACCGACCCGGAACAAATCAAAACGGCGGACCGCACTGCGATCCGCCGTCGAAACTGTCCCGTTGGCTCAGAGCGCGGCCCTGAACCAGTGCGAATTACTTCGCAGGGGCGGCAACTTTTTTCGCAGCAGCTGCTGCGTCTTTGGTGGCCTTCTGAACAGCGGCCGACGCTTCAGCCGACATGTCCTTGCCAGCAGCCAGCATCAGTTCAACGGTGTCCATCTGAACGCGCTTGGCGATTTCGGCGAAAGCCGACAGGTGCTCGGAGGCCATTTCAACCGAGCTCGATGCGAAGTCGCTGATCGACTTCGAATAGTCAGCAGGGTCTTCCTTGACGGTCGCAACGTCGCCCACTTTGGCCAGGGTCGCTTTGGTCCATTTGGACGAAATGTCGGTCGATTTCTGAGCCGCGTCCAGATAAACCTTGCTCATCTTCTCGCTGAGGGCCGCAGGGCTCTTGAACGCATCTTGCATTGCTTTGGGGTCGACCGAGAAAGCGCCCATGAAGTCTTGCATTGTCTTGGTGAAATCGGTGGTGGCCATGTCAATTCTCCTTGCTCGCAGTCCGATGATCCGGAGCACTGCGTATGCGAGATATCTACATGCTGCAGTGCAGAATATCAAGTATTATTTCTGCGCCGCAGCATTGGCGCATAAGTAATTGATCCATCACCCGGTTTTGTCCCGCAATCGGTCCGAAACATCGGTTGGCGCATTCAAGCTGAGTGGGGATGCCGCGAATCAATCCCGCGCGTTTCGGGCTGCGAATGGCGCGCAATTCCGAACGAAGAACCGGGTAGGCCGGATTTCTTGAGCAACATCTCGTGTGCGCCGGTCGTTGATCTGACGAAATCAAGTCGCCGATCGGCAGAACGCGTCAAGACTTGGCTAGTTGTAACTTGGTTACCTGACATTGGGCCCTTGAACCATGGAACACAGCGTCTCAAGGACCGGGCTTTTTGCCTGTCATGGTCGGAGTGAGAGGATTCGAACCTCCGGCCTCTGCCTCCCGAAGGCAGCGCTCTACCAAGCTGAGCTACACTCCGACCGTGAGCCGGGAATTACCGCGCGAATTCGCGCATTGCAAGTGGCTTTATGCGCAGAAGTGACGCCGCTATTTGTTGCTCTTGATGGGG
This region includes:
- a CDS encoding TRAP transporter large permease translates to MTDTLIVLLASFLGLMILGLPVAWSLLASMLAWIVYGERWRFLPIAAERIYQGMDVFVLMAIPLFILAGELVNAGRITDRLIHFANVIFGWMRGGLAQVNIGASILFSGITGVALGDIAALGRVFIPAMVKQGYTSAYAAAVTASSSIIGPMVPPSLVAVIYGSMTGLSIGALMAATLIPGLLIGAVQMGLVAFQARRHGFPRIAMERTPRVVMEASGAALVPLMIPVIILVGMLGGLMTPTEAGAVASAYALVIAMGFYRTLSFRDLYAVFQRSALFSGQLLIIVGCGAAFSWVMGMENVPRMVAGQIAGWELGYLGTLLIFNAILLVLGMFIDPTTVIILFGPILSAAAVQAGIDPLHFGVVAILNLNIGLLTPPLGVCLFAAERIAGCGLWALIRANMSFLLINLFGLLLIAAFPAFSLWLPGLMGF
- a CDS encoding branched-chain amino acid ABC transporter permease; this translates as MTLALIFEQLLNGVQLGLMLFLMSAGLTLVFGVMGLINLAHGSLFMVGAFFCAAVAASSGNFWLGLVAGTAAAAAAGALIEIAVLRRLYSRDHLDQVLATYALILIFSEGTRILFGPFPLYLDVPAALSGTVNLGLTPYPLYRLALIVFGLAVAMGLWFLIARTRLGIRIRAGENDREMIAALGVNIRALYTVVFALGAALAGMAGALLGAIQSVQVGMGEPVLILAFVVIVIGGIGSIKGAMVGALLVGVIDTMGRFLLPHVFATFLDASEASSIGAALASILIYLLMAVVLILRPKGLFPLHA
- a CDS encoding ABC transporter ATP-binding protein: MTELAKLDGIEVFYGASQALYGVDLTVKTGQAVALMGRNGMGKSTTIRALCRVQPVAGGRVFFDGQDITALPSFRAARLGIGLVPEGRRCFATLSVDENLIAAARPGPWTLEAVRDFFPRLAERAEQQAATLSGGEQQMLAIGRALMTNPRLLVLDEATEGLAPVIRAEIWAAIAELKAQGLSILIVDKTLAELKRIANSCVILERGRTVWSGPPSEITTQIESRFLGV
- a CDS encoding ABC transporter ATP-binding protein, giving the protein MADPAKPVLELTNLCKSFGALKATDDVSLTLMPGEIHALIGPNGAGKSTLMAQISGRLMPDAGHIRFQGRDITQLHEVKRAQLGMGRSFQISSLIPEYSARRNVMLALQARQSHSFRFLKPVMRDRVLKDGADAMLERVGLKGRASVPSAELSHGERRLLELAVALALKPACFLLDEPMAGLGAEGAGQLVAFLRDLKTQAPILLVEHDMDAVFALADRLSVLVYGRIIATGTVAEIRNDPQVREAYLGDSG
- a CDS encoding TRAP transporter substrate-binding protein; this encodes MKFTRRSVTGALVGAALSFATLPAYAQEITVGLSLPEAMEGFDFVNGMYRTFAEQIEANSNMTVNLVYGGALGAPNDRLTQMSRGVIEMTDAADGNIASIFPDIMVLNMPYLFPDEATAWQVLDGPFGQAMAESIRERTGIRVLGWWELGGFKHFSANRLIESPADMAGLKMRVLGPLATIPIEALGASASPVAFGELYTSLRTGVVDGQDNSVSVFNLVNLYEVQSHLIMSGHVYAFGPLGISDAFYSSLSADDQAVIDAAAATAIAYNRETSRAVEGSAIARAEEAGVTVVRLSAAQRDAFRQVMQPAALAWLRENIDTPDLIDDALAAVEAAN
- a CDS encoding phasin family protein, translating into MATTDFTKTMQDFMGAFSVDPKAMQDAFKSPAALSEKMSKVYLDAAQKSTDISSKWTKATLAKVGDVATVKEDPADYSKSISDFASSSVEMASEHLSAFAEIAKRVQMDTVELMLAAGKDMSAEASAAVQKATKDAAAAAKKVAAPAK
- a CDS encoding branched-chain amino acid ABC transporter permease → MPDFTKEHALNALLALGLLIVPLWAHWSGEIFTITLFTRISVLALAGVGLNIALGLGGMVSFGHAVFFGAGGYTAGILAQHAFNGTPILGLSGSNQMLVIWPMAVIVSGLLAAVIGAFSLRTSGIFFIMITLAFAQMFYYFAISWPAYGGEDGLPIYIRNQFPGLNTMRPLDLFLICWGVLMAGLVLFAVLRASRFGAALMAIRQNPDRVASLGINPFGIRLVALVISGMVTGLAGAMMADLSRFASPSAMAWTMSGELIVIIILGGTGRLFGPVAGAAFLVGFEVFFGGLTEHWKLWLGVVLLAAVLFGRGGIIGLIAGRERFG
- a CDS encoding GntR family transcriptional regulator, which translates into the protein MPQLSHRKRIYADIHSRILRGEVSPDDRLVDTVIAAEMGVSRMPVREALMQLVSEGYLEGTSRGFTLPNLGHDRILEVFVLRRLLEPHAAASAAQARTDAELAAMRSALDTTSSAMETGDFETFHRASEVFRNAWLAAVPNLELRHSIQRYSGQVQMVRLATMRNSDARRTIVEGQREQLDAFNNRDGVAAGVLLLRFVFEGERSYLRLRATASEPEGIS
- a CDS encoding TRAP transporter small permease, with the protein product MKTLVAVVRAIETGLRAIAALCLAGMFALMLAQVILRYTAVGVPAFTEEVARYAMIWMAMLASAVAVREGSHIRIDFVPVILRMTAPRLGIALQFLLDVLLLGIFLVILWQGLDVVAYAASQRSDGLRIALSWPYAILPIAFGLSALFALARLIAGERLE
- a CDS encoding aminotransferase class V-fold PLP-dependent enzyme, translated to MLPFDAQNPKVDFVLSTSLKWICGTPGAGILSIDKSMIAELSPEARGWFSQSNPFSWDLDKFEYAPDIRRFDSGTPSSMAAVASLPALIWQAQQDQAEMTAWNRQLVDRIIRRADALDLPLQSPRDFNRRGGSVMLRFPDMAEAAAMVGALGVEGFSVDFRGQLLRLSPGVVTRPEAIDDIFDITQTIIARRRRRFAGHNPSYRRKNTGDTTPADTVLGALGEMLLSGAVRVIDCSAVLRPSTPLLRLPEDFAVNTPPIEIHRICEYDKDGPWWAWNWLKLGEHSGTHFDAPHHWLSGKEYTDGFTDTLDLQRVVAPVNVIDCTREATENPDFLLTARHVKDWEAQHGDVGAGEWVVMRTDWDRFSHDPRLFLNEDPGPQEGGAHTPGPSPDCIDYLLGKGIVGWGTQCVGTDAGMAATFNPPFPAHNSLHRDNCFGLASLCNLDQLPPKGAILIATPLKIEQGTGSPIRAIALVART